In Vigna unguiculata cultivar IT97K-499-35 chromosome 3, ASM411807v1, whole genome shotgun sequence, a single genomic region encodes these proteins:
- the LOC114178680 gene encoding sulfite exporter TauE/SafE family protein 3-like: MGVHDVSQRWDVKWVTGKVLIAVLLLVTVSAENTNSQSNHTEGVDTNAKVFYHHTWPSMKFGWKIIVGSIVGFLGSAFGNIGGVGGGGIFVPMLTLIIGFDTKSAIAISKCMITGGATATVFYNLRQRHPTLDLPVIDYDLALLFQPMLMLGISIGVDFNVIFPEWMLTVLLIILFVGLSIKSFLKGVDTWKKETIMKKEAKKNSRIEDIATAEDGAHYIQTEAPVKIDTNELKKKVSMVENIRWKDLGHLFAVWFMILALEIGKNYTTTCSGAYWAVNLLQVGTTIGEFNF; encoded by the exons ATGGGTGTGCATGATGTATCACAAAGATGGGATGTGAAATGGGTTACTGGAAAGGTTCTCATTGCTGTGCTTCTTCTTGTTACAGTCTCCGCCGAGAACACCAACTCACAATCCAATCACACTGAAGGGGTTGATACCAATGCTAAAGTATTCTACCACCACACTTGGCCG AGTATGAAATTTGGATGGAAAATAATAGTAGGAAGCATAGTTGGATTTCTAGGATCAGCATTTGGGAACATTGGAGGTGTTGGTGGCGGTGGCATCTTTGTGCCCATGCTTACCCTCATTATTGGATTTGATACAAAATCTGCAATAGCAATATCAAAAT GCATGATTACTGGTGGAGCAACTGCAACAGTTTTCTACAATTTGAGGCAGAGACACCCCACACTTGACTTGCCCGTGATTGATTATGACTTAGCACTTCTCTTCCAACCAATGTTGATGCTTGGAATCAGTATTGGAGTTGATTTCAATGTCATTTTTCCTGAGTGGATGCTAACAGTTTTGCTGATAATACTTTTCGTTG GCCTTTCAATCAAATCATTCTTGAAGGGTGTTGATACATGGAAGAAAGAAACCATTATGAAGAAG GAAGCTAAGAAGAATTCACGGATTGAAG ACATTGCAACTGCAGAAGATGGTGCACATTATATTCAGACAGAAGCCCCTGTCAAAATCGATACTAATGAACTAAAGAAAAAG GTTTCTATGGTTGAGAACATTCGTTGGAAGGACCTTGGACATCTTTTCGCTGTTTGGTTCATGATACTTGCGTTAGAGATTGGAAAA AATTACACGACAACTTGCTCCGGAGCATATTGGGCAGTGAATTTACTCCAGGTAGGAACTACTATAGGAGAATTCAATTTCTGA
- the LOC114176817 gene encoding sulfite exporter TauE/SafE family protein 3-like isoform X1, translated as MGVHDVSQKWVSGKVLIAMLLLVTVSAENITSQSNHTIGVDTNHHAQVFYHHTWPSMKFGWRIIVGSIVGFLGSAFGNVGGVGGGGIFVPMLSLIIGFDAKSAIAISKCMITGGATATVLYNLRQRHPTLDLPLIDYDLALLFQPMLMLGISIGVSFNVIFPEWMLTVLLIIFFVGISIKSFLKGVDTWKKETIMKKEAMKNSRIDAIATPEGAAHYIQTEDTVKDINEPKKKVSLVENIRWTELGLLFAIWIMILALEIGKSCTTTCSGSYWLLNLLQVPVTLGMSSYQAMRLYKGQRTIASKGDQQTHWPVCQLILFCSCGVLAGTIAGLLGLGGGFILAPLFLGIGIPPQVASATSILAMSFSASVAVVEYYLLKRFPIPYALYLVGVATAASLVGQHLVRKVVAILGRASVIIFILTFTLCVSAFLLGGVGVAHMIQKIEHKEYMGFGNLCMYKVKH; from the exons ATGGGTGTCCATGATGTATCACAAAAATGGGTTTCTGGAAAGGTTCTCATTGCTATGCTTCTTCTTGTCACAGTCTCTGCTGAGAACATCACCTCACAATCCAATCACACTATAGGGGTTGATACCAATCATCATGCTCAAGTATTTTACCATCACACTTGGCCG AGTATGAAATTTGGATGGAGAATAATTGTAGGAAGCATAGTTGGATTCCTGGGATCAGCATTTGGGAATGTTGGAGGTGTTGGTGGGGGTGGCATCTTTGTGCCTATGCTTTCTCTCATTATAGGATTTGATGCAAAATCAGCAATAGCAATATCAAAAT GCATGATTACTGGTGGAGCAACAGCAACTGTTTTGTACAATTTGAGGCAAAGACACCCCACACTTGATTTGCCCCTCATTGATTATGACTTAGCACTTCTCTTCCAACCCATGTTGATGCTTGGAATCAGTATTGGAGTTTCTTTCAATGTCATTTTTCCTGAGTGGATGCTAACAGTTctgctaataatatttttcgttG GCATTTCAATTAAATCCTTCTTGAAGGGTGTTGATACATGGAAGAAAGAAACCATTATGAAGAAG GAAGCTATGAAGAATTCACGGATTGATG CCATTGCAACTCCTGAAGGTGCTGCACATTATATTCAAACAGAAGACACTGTCAAAGATATTAATGAACCAAAGAAAAAG GTTTCTTTAGTTGAGAACATTCGTTGGACGGAACTTGGTCTTCTTTTCGCTATCTGGATCATGATACTTGCATTAGAGATTGGAAAA AGTTGCACAACAACTTGCTCTGGATCATATTGGTTATTGAATCTACTCCAG GTCCCTGTAACTTTGGGAATGAGTTCATACCAGGCCATGAGACTATACAAAGGACAGAGAACCATAGCATCAAAGGGTGATCAACAAACACATTGGCCAGTGTGCCAGTTAATTCTTTTTTGTAGTTGTGGTGTACTTGCTGGCACCATTGCTGGTTTGTTAGGCCTTGGTGGAGGATTCATCTTGGCACCCCTTTTCCTTGGAATTGGAATCCCTCCTCAG GTGGCAAGTGCTACATCCATTTTGGCAATGTCATTTTCTGCATCTGTGGCTGTGGTGGAATATTACCTTCTCAAACGTTTTCCAATTCCTTATG CCCTTTACTTGGTAGGTGTAGCCACTGCAGCTTCACTTGTTGGACAGCATTTGGTGAGAAAGGTGGTTGCCATATTGGGGAGAGCATCTGTGATCATTTTCATCTTAACCTTCACACTCTGTGTTAGTGCATTTTTACTAG GTGGAGTAGGAGTTGCACACATGATTCAAAAGATTGAACACAAGGAGTACATGGGATTTGGAAACCTTTGCATGTACAAGGTTAAACACTAG
- the LOC114176817 gene encoding sulfite exporter TauE/SafE family protein 3-like isoform X2, with translation MGVHDVSQKWVSGKVLIAMLLLVTVSAENITSQSNHTIGVDTNHHAQVFYHHTWPSMKFGWRIIVGSIVGFLGSAFGNVGGVGGGGIFVPMLSLIIGFDAKSAIAISKCMITGGATATVLYNLRQRHPTLDLPLIDYDLALLFQPMLMLGISIGVSFNVIFPEWMLTVLLIIFFVGISIKSFLKGVDTWKKETIMKKEAMKNSRIDGAAHYIQTEDTVKDINEPKKKVSLVENIRWTELGLLFAIWIMILALEIGKSCTTTCSGSYWLLNLLQVPVTLGMSSYQAMRLYKGQRTIASKGDQQTHWPVCQLILFCSCGVLAGTIAGLLGLGGGFILAPLFLGIGIPPQVASATSILAMSFSASVAVVEYYLLKRFPIPYALYLVGVATAASLVGQHLVRKVVAILGRASVIIFILTFTLCVSAFLLGGVGVAHMIQKIEHKEYMGFGNLCMYKVKH, from the exons ATGGGTGTCCATGATGTATCACAAAAATGGGTTTCTGGAAAGGTTCTCATTGCTATGCTTCTTCTTGTCACAGTCTCTGCTGAGAACATCACCTCACAATCCAATCACACTATAGGGGTTGATACCAATCATCATGCTCAAGTATTTTACCATCACACTTGGCCG AGTATGAAATTTGGATGGAGAATAATTGTAGGAAGCATAGTTGGATTCCTGGGATCAGCATTTGGGAATGTTGGAGGTGTTGGTGGGGGTGGCATCTTTGTGCCTATGCTTTCTCTCATTATAGGATTTGATGCAAAATCAGCAATAGCAATATCAAAAT GCATGATTACTGGTGGAGCAACAGCAACTGTTTTGTACAATTTGAGGCAAAGACACCCCACACTTGATTTGCCCCTCATTGATTATGACTTAGCACTTCTCTTCCAACCCATGTTGATGCTTGGAATCAGTATTGGAGTTTCTTTCAATGTCATTTTTCCTGAGTGGATGCTAACAGTTctgctaataatatttttcgttG GCATTTCAATTAAATCCTTCTTGAAGGGTGTTGATACATGGAAGAAAGAAACCATTATGAAGAAG GAAGCTATGAAGAATTCACGGATTGATG GTGCTGCACATTATATTCAAACAGAAGACACTGTCAAAGATATTAATGAACCAAAGAAAAAG GTTTCTTTAGTTGAGAACATTCGTTGGACGGAACTTGGTCTTCTTTTCGCTATCTGGATCATGATACTTGCATTAGAGATTGGAAAA AGTTGCACAACAACTTGCTCTGGATCATATTGGTTATTGAATCTACTCCAG GTCCCTGTAACTTTGGGAATGAGTTCATACCAGGCCATGAGACTATACAAAGGACAGAGAACCATAGCATCAAAGGGTGATCAACAAACACATTGGCCAGTGTGCCAGTTAATTCTTTTTTGTAGTTGTGGTGTACTTGCTGGCACCATTGCTGGTTTGTTAGGCCTTGGTGGAGGATTCATCTTGGCACCCCTTTTCCTTGGAATTGGAATCCCTCCTCAG GTGGCAAGTGCTACATCCATTTTGGCAATGTCATTTTCTGCATCTGTGGCTGTGGTGGAATATTACCTTCTCAAACGTTTTCCAATTCCTTATG CCCTTTACTTGGTAGGTGTAGCCACTGCAGCTTCACTTGTTGGACAGCATTTGGTGAGAAAGGTGGTTGCCATATTGGGGAGAGCATCTGTGATCATTTTCATCTTAACCTTCACACTCTGTGTTAGTGCATTTTTACTAG GTGGAGTAGGAGTTGCACACATGATTCAAAAGATTGAACACAAGGAGTACATGGGATTTGGAAACCTTTGCATGTACAAGGTTAAACACTAG